A region of Triplophysa dalaica isolate WHDGS20190420 chromosome 20, ASM1584641v1, whole genome shotgun sequence DNA encodes the following proteins:
- the pnpla1 gene encoding patatin-like phospholipase domain-containing protein 2 isoform X2 has product MHTSQKCVKRAETLPVDEYGLAVNMSSPLFVLSNTENLSVSFCGSGFLATYQLGVAQSLLDNAPWILRGAPRVYGASAGSLVAAAVVCGSNLGRVRDNLLEFARYSRQLPLGLLSPTADVYRWLEVTLERSLPDNAHSLASGRLHISMTRIPDGKNVLVSEFQSNEDLIRALLCSCFVPLYSGMIPPQYKGEMDICPSDTSTTFCDVIIQQLSFHCSMPNLIRLLDAMFPRDWRILKKAFYSGYQDTIYFLERSKALQLYPDRRMESDVSDDSGTSDSLSSDHWMLTQTDAEDRDQQEELRKSVKEVSSSQGPSRYIQEVSKVQVQEVLLCNIVGQLEIMSDPKVSLSQRTLSFLLFLFTLPIWSATTFASRYQKWITHAVTVTYWVLQGCKLFVIFIFNIFLSTMWQSLRDMMMSLISFVPSQVHAEYQKARQLIERRDASNSFNVPVSTSFQDSSSISQTLPNLYTLLRSLEIDSKWKKHKIEVQHTILQHMIAKRS; this is encoded by the exons ATGCACACTTCTCAAAAGTGTGTGAAAAGGGCTGAAACTCTACCAGTAGACGAATACGGGTTAGCTGTAAACATGTCATCACCTTTATTTGTTCTGTCTAACACTGAAAACCTCTCAGTGTCTTTCTGTGGTTCAGGCTTTTTAGCAACATACCAGCTAGGTGTTGCGCAAAGTCTTTTGGATAATGCACCATGGATCCTACGAGGTGCTCCAAGGGTGTACGGCGCGTCTGCAGGTTCTCTcgttgctgctgctgttgtttgtGGATCAAATCTGG GTCGAGTGCGAGACAATCTTTTGGAATTTGCGAGATATTCACGTCAGCTTCCTCTCGGCCTTCTCAGCCCCACAGCTGATGTCTACAGATGGCTGGAGGTCACACTGGAGCGATCCCTGCCTGATAATGCCCACAGTCTGGCCAGCGGACGTCTGCACATTTCCATGACTCGGATCCCTGATGGGAAAAACGTTCTAGTGTCGGAATTTCAATCCAACGAAGACCTTATAAGA GCACTTTTGTGCAGTTGTTTTGTTCCTTTATACTCTGGCATGATCCCACCGCAGTATAAAG GAGAGATGGACATCTGTCCCTCTGACACTTCCACCACcttctgtgatgtcatcatccaGCAGCTGTCCTTCCATTGCTCCATGCCCAACTTAATCAGACTGTTAGATGCCATGTTCCCTCGAGACTGGAGG ATTTTAAAGAAAGCGTTCTACAGTGGATACCAAGATACCATTTATTTTCTGGAGCGTAGCA AGGCTTTGCAGTTGTACCCTGACAGGAGGATGGAATCTGATGTATCCGATGATTCTGGGACGTCTGATTCTCTGAGCTCTGATCACTGGATGCTGACACAGACTGATGCAGAGGACCGAGACCAGCAAGAGGAACTTCGAAAGAGCGTTAAAGAGGTCTCCTCATCCCAGGGTCCATCTCGATACATCCAGGAAGTGTCCAAAGTACAGGTTCAGGAAg TGCTGCTGTGTAATATCGTGGGTCAGCTGGAGATTATGAGTGATCCAAAAGTATCTTTATCTCAACGAACGCTATCGTTCCTGCTCTTTCTGTTCACTCTGCCAATATGGAGCGCCACAACGTTTGCTAGCAG gtaTCAGAAATGGATCACACACGCCGTGACTGTGACATACTGGGTCTTGCAAGGCTGTAAACTGTTTGTGATCTTTATATTCAACATTTTCTTGTCCACTATGTGGCAAAGCCTGAGAGACAT GATGATGAGTCTGATCAGTTTCGTACCTTCACAAGTTCATGCCGAGTACCAGAAGGCTCGACAGCTTATTGAGAGACGTGATGCCTCCAATAGTTTCAACGTTCCGGTCTCTACCTCTTTCCAAGACAGTTCTTCCATATCACAGACCCTTCCGAACCTCTACACACTCCTGCGTTCACTAGAGATAGACAGCAAATGGAAGAAACACAAGATAGAGGTGCAGCACACAATACTGCAGCATATGATTGCAAAGAGAAGTTAA
- the etv7 gene encoding transcription factor ETV7 isoform X1, whose amino-acid sequence MTDASSPPPLKKSFNGNGHPVLFDPQSALHGGPHEAVSDELCKLPGRLRINPSLWNKEDVNLWLRWAHREYSLRRPDHQSFEMNGKALCLLTKEDFRLRCPSSGDVLYELLQHVKQQRRCAIFSPPSSCNTQSQQMLGLPGTTAPCTFPVCPVNPNSGELAAGGTNHSQTKLCVNSGHLQDIQTGPSHHQETTRLTLNVRKPPDEPLNLSNKSERTGHNAHTSEANGKIADCKLLWDYVYHLLSDSRYEAYIRWEDPKTMIFRVVDPNGLARLWGNHKNRVNMTYEKMSRALRHYYKLNIIKKETGQRLLFRFLKTPDEIMQSRSDRAEPSESPDSPASPDNREDVLGVSPESSPTSLSPCSEHNFSISPLP is encoded by the exons ATGACTGACGCTTCCTCACCGCCACCTTTAAAGAAG AGCTTTAATGGGAATGGACATCCAGTTCTGTTTGATCCTCAGAGTGCCCTTCATGGAGGTCCACATGAAGCTGTTTCTGATGAACTCTGCAAGCTACCTGGAAGACTGC GGATAAATCCCTCCCTGTGGAATAAAGAGGATGTGAATCTCTGGCTGCGCTGGGCCCATAGAGAATATTCTTTACGGCGTCCTGATCACCAATCATTCGAGATGAATGGAAAAGCACTTTGCCTGCTCACCAAAGAAGACTTCCGTCTGCGCTGTCCCAGCTCTG GTGATGTCCTCTATGAACTTCTTCAACACGTAAAGCAGCAGAGAAGATGTGCCATCTTCAGCCCTCCGTCCAGCTGCAACACACAGTCGCAGCAGATGCTCGGCTTACCTGGGACGACAG CTCCCTGCACATTCCCAGTTTGTCCTGTGAATCCAAACTCTGGAGAATTAGCAGCTGGCGGCACAAATCACAGCCAGACAAAATTATGTGTTAACAGTGGACATCTGCAGGACATACAAACAG GACCTTCTCATCATCAGGAAACTACAAGGCTTACACTCAATGTAAGAAAACCCCCAGATGAACCACTCAATCTGTCAAATAAATCAGAAAGAACTGGACACAACGCACACACATCTGAAGCAAATGGAAAGATTGCAG ACTGTAAACTCTTATGGGACTACGTGTACCACCTGCTGTCAGACAGTAGGTATGAGGCCTACATCCGCTGGGAGGACCCTAAGACCATGATCTTCAGAGTGGTGGATCCCAATGGACTAGCTAGGCTCTGGGGAAACCACAAG AACAGAGTCAACATGACATATGAGAAAATGTCTAGAGCACTGCGTCATTACTACAAACTCAACATTATCAAAAAAGAGACAGGGCAGAGATTACTTTTCCG GTTTCTCAAGACACCTGATGAAATAATGCAAAGCAGGTCAGATCGTGCAGAACCTTCAGAGTCTCCTGACAGTCCTGCCTCTCCTGACAACAGAGAAGATGTTCTAGGAGTATCGCCCGAATCGTCCCCCACCTCCTTAAGCCCCTGCTCTGAACACAACTTCAGCATATCACCACTCCCGTGA
- the pnpla1 gene encoding patatin-like phospholipase domain-containing protein 2 isoform X1: MHTSQKCVKRAETLPVDEYGLAVNMSSPLFVLSNTENLSVSFCGSGFLATYQLGVAQSLLDNAPWILRGAPRVYGASAGSLVAAAVVCGSNLGRVRDNLLEFARYSRQLPLGLLSPTADVYRWLEVTLERSLPDNAHSLASGRLHISMTRIPDGKNVLVSEFQSNEDLIRALLCSCFVPLYSGMIPPQYKGEHYMDGGFTNIQPFEDTSPTLTISPFAGEMDICPSDTSTTFCDVIIQQLSFHCSMPNLIRLLDAMFPRDWRILKKAFYSGYQDTIYFLERSKALQLYPDRRMESDVSDDSGTSDSLSSDHWMLTQTDAEDRDQQEELRKSVKEVSSSQGPSRYIQEVSKVQVQEVLLCNIVGQLEIMSDPKVSLSQRTLSFLLFLFTLPIWSATTFASRYQKWITHAVTVTYWVLQGCKLFVIFIFNIFLSTMWQSLRDMMMSLISFVPSQVHAEYQKARQLIERRDASNSFNVPVSTSFQDSSSISQTLPNLYTLLRSLEIDSKWKKHKIEVQHTILQHMIAKRS, translated from the exons ATGCACACTTCTCAAAAGTGTGTGAAAAGGGCTGAAACTCTACCAGTAGACGAATACGGGTTAGCTGTAAACATGTCATCACCTTTATTTGTTCTGTCTAACACTGAAAACCTCTCAGTGTCTTTCTGTGGTTCAGGCTTTTTAGCAACATACCAGCTAGGTGTTGCGCAAAGTCTTTTGGATAATGCACCATGGATCCTACGAGGTGCTCCAAGGGTGTACGGCGCGTCTGCAGGTTCTCTcgttgctgctgctgttgtttgtGGATCAAATCTGG GTCGAGTGCGAGACAATCTTTTGGAATTTGCGAGATATTCACGTCAGCTTCCTCTCGGCCTTCTCAGCCCCACAGCTGATGTCTACAGATGGCTGGAGGTCACACTGGAGCGATCCCTGCCTGATAATGCCCACAGTCTGGCCAGCGGACGTCTGCACATTTCCATGACTCGGATCCCTGATGGGAAAAACGTTCTAGTGTCGGAATTTCAATCCAACGAAGACCTTATAAGA GCACTTTTGTGCAGTTGTTTTGTTCCTTTATACTCTGGCATGATCCCACCGCAGTATAAAGGTGAG CACTACATGGATGGAGGTTTCACAAACATCCAGCCCTTTGAAGACACGTCACCAACCCTCACCATCTCCCCATTTGCAGGAGAGATGGACATCTGTCCCTCTGACACTTCCACCACcttctgtgatgtcatcatccaGCAGCTGTCCTTCCATTGCTCCATGCCCAACTTAATCAGACTGTTAGATGCCATGTTCCCTCGAGACTGGAGG ATTTTAAAGAAAGCGTTCTACAGTGGATACCAAGATACCATTTATTTTCTGGAGCGTAGCA AGGCTTTGCAGTTGTACCCTGACAGGAGGATGGAATCTGATGTATCCGATGATTCTGGGACGTCTGATTCTCTGAGCTCTGATCACTGGATGCTGACACAGACTGATGCAGAGGACCGAGACCAGCAAGAGGAACTTCGAAAGAGCGTTAAAGAGGTCTCCTCATCCCAGGGTCCATCTCGATACATCCAGGAAGTGTCCAAAGTACAGGTTCAGGAAg TGCTGCTGTGTAATATCGTGGGTCAGCTGGAGATTATGAGTGATCCAAAAGTATCTTTATCTCAACGAACGCTATCGTTCCTGCTCTTTCTGTTCACTCTGCCAATATGGAGCGCCACAACGTTTGCTAGCAG gtaTCAGAAATGGATCACACACGCCGTGACTGTGACATACTGGGTCTTGCAAGGCTGTAAACTGTTTGTGATCTTTATATTCAACATTTTCTTGTCCACTATGTGGCAAAGCCTGAGAGACAT GATGATGAGTCTGATCAGTTTCGTACCTTCACAAGTTCATGCCGAGTACCAGAAGGCTCGACAGCTTATTGAGAGACGTGATGCCTCCAATAGTTTCAACGTTCCGGTCTCTACCTCTTTCCAAGACAGTTCTTCCATATCACAGACCCTTCCGAACCTCTACACACTCCTGCGTTCACTAGAGATAGACAGCAAATGGAAGAAACACAAGATAGAGGTGCAGCACACAATACTGCAGCATATGATTGCAAAGAGAAGTTAA
- the etv7 gene encoding transcription factor ETV7 isoform X2 — protein MTDASSPPPLKKSFNGNGHPVLFDPQSALHGGPHEAVSDELCKLPGRLRINPSLWNKEDVNLWLRWAHREYSLRRPDHQSFEMNGKALCLLTKEDFRLRCPSSGDVLYELLQHVKQQRRCAIFSPPSSCNTQSQQMLGLPGTTGPSHHQETTRLTLNVRKPPDEPLNLSNKSERTGHNAHTSEANGKIADCKLLWDYVYHLLSDSRYEAYIRWEDPKTMIFRVVDPNGLARLWGNHKNRVNMTYEKMSRALRHYYKLNIIKKETGQRLLFRFLKTPDEIMQSRSDRAEPSESPDSPASPDNREDVLGVSPESSPTSLSPCSEHNFSISPLP, from the exons ATGACTGACGCTTCCTCACCGCCACCTTTAAAGAAG AGCTTTAATGGGAATGGACATCCAGTTCTGTTTGATCCTCAGAGTGCCCTTCATGGAGGTCCACATGAAGCTGTTTCTGATGAACTCTGCAAGCTACCTGGAAGACTGC GGATAAATCCCTCCCTGTGGAATAAAGAGGATGTGAATCTCTGGCTGCGCTGGGCCCATAGAGAATATTCTTTACGGCGTCCTGATCACCAATCATTCGAGATGAATGGAAAAGCACTTTGCCTGCTCACCAAAGAAGACTTCCGTCTGCGCTGTCCCAGCTCTG GTGATGTCCTCTATGAACTTCTTCAACACGTAAAGCAGCAGAGAAGATGTGCCATCTTCAGCCCTCCGTCCAGCTGCAACACACAGTCGCAGCAGATGCTCGGCTTACCTGGGACGACAG GACCTTCTCATCATCAGGAAACTACAAGGCTTACACTCAATGTAAGAAAACCCCCAGATGAACCACTCAATCTGTCAAATAAATCAGAAAGAACTGGACACAACGCACACACATCTGAAGCAAATGGAAAGATTGCAG ACTGTAAACTCTTATGGGACTACGTGTACCACCTGCTGTCAGACAGTAGGTATGAGGCCTACATCCGCTGGGAGGACCCTAAGACCATGATCTTCAGAGTGGTGGATCCCAATGGACTAGCTAGGCTCTGGGGAAACCACAAG AACAGAGTCAACATGACATATGAGAAAATGTCTAGAGCACTGCGTCATTACTACAAACTCAACATTATCAAAAAAGAGACAGGGCAGAGATTACTTTTCCG GTTTCTCAAGACACCTGATGAAATAATGCAAAGCAGGTCAGATCGTGCAGAACCTTCAGAGTCTCCTGACAGTCCTGCCTCTCCTGACAACAGAGAAGATGTTCTAGGAGTATCGCCCGAATCGTCCCCCACCTCCTTAAGCCCCTGCTCTGAACACAACTTCAGCATATCACCACTCCCGTGA
- the zgc:194242 gene encoding uncharacterized methyltransferase YdaC — MLAKNVGKQLGHPTVSLTGWLVTKFLKWHNHMLEENAVKLSNIQPDDTILEVGHGPGIGLQSASQLLKGPKGKLIGVDFSEYMHRMASERMIEEITKGKVTLYFTDLMTMPVLENSIDKVFHCNCYYFWPDLKAGASAIHKVMKPGGLMVTTLRLNSLKKAASMSVLTGDKWRPEVYMEALKSSGFTDVRMENRRDKLIPFQAIFATALK; from the exons ATGCTGGCTAAAAACGTGGGCAAACAACTGGGTCACCCCACCGTTTCGCTTACTGGATGGCTGGTGACTAAATTCCTAAAATGGCACAACCACATGTTGGAGGAGAATGCCGTGAAGCTGAGCAACATACAACCGGATGACACAATACTCGAAGTGGGTCATGGTCCGGGCATTGGTCTGCAGTCGGCCTCGCAACTCCTGAAGGGTCCCAAAGGGAAGCTGATCGGGGTTGACTTCTCCGAATACATGCATCGGATGGCCAGTGAGCGCATGATAGAGGAGATAACCAAAGGGAAGGTCACGCTGTATTTCACTGATTTGATGACCATGCCGGTTTTGGAAAACAGTATTGATAAGGTGTTTCATTGCAACTGTTATTACTTCTGGCCGGATCTGAAAGCGGGGGCGAGTGCGATTCACAAAGTAATGAAACCAG GTGGACTTATGGTTACAACGCTGAGATTGAATAGCTTGAAGAAAGCTGCTTCTATGAGTGTGCTCACCGGAGACAAATGGCGCCCCGAGGTCTATATGGAAGCACTGAAGTCCTCCGGATTCACAGATGTCCGCATGGAGAACAGAAGAGACAAACTCATTCCTTTTCAGGCTATTTTTGCCACTGCTCTGAAGTAA